One window of Chamaesiphon minutus PCC 6605 genomic DNA carries:
- a CDS encoding AMP-binding protein: MTLSKRVGDLKIKDQISQNDIVRYLHQLFEAQADRCPFAPAIDNSLGAMQLECGGIFTYGEVEAKSNQLAHYLRRRGVECGARVGLLIPRSPELYIAILAILKAGGAYVPLDT; the protein is encoded by the coding sequence ATGACTTTGAGCAAACGAGTAGGAGATCTGAAAATTAAAGACCAGATCTCACAGAACGATATTGTCCGCTACTTGCACCAGTTATTTGAAGCTCAAGCGGATAGATGTCCCTTTGCCCCAGCTATTGACAATTCGCTAGGGGCGATGCAGCTTGAATGTGGTGGCATCTTCACCTATGGAGAAGTGGAAGCGAAATCGAATCAACTCGCCCATTATTTGCGCCGTCGCGGTGTGGAGTGCGGCGCGCGGGTAGGATTATTAATACCTCGATCGCCAGAATTATACATCGCCATTTTAGCGATTCTCAAGGCTGGCGGAGCATACGTGCCCCTAGATACCTGA
- a CDS encoding Pls/PosA family non-ribosomal peptide synthetase, with product MMRHSLIELRLDPEYPADRIDYILSDGGIETILTIEDLAQEKAIGVVNVICVDLQAGEIALESTQRLDRHLVCTTERDLSYVIYTSGSTGRPKGVEIEHRSSTNYIQVVNESVYQIQPHDRVYQGFSIAFDASVEEVWCTFAAGATLVVGSVEQTRSGVDLAQFLTQQQVTVLSCVPTLLAMMEVEVPTIRLLILGGEQCPQELISRWCNPQRRVLNTYGPTEATVVSTYQECHPDRVITIGKALPTYYVYILDEDFQLCPPGVEGEIYIGGICLARGYVGRPDLTAEKFINLDESKSMRIIPNRLYKTGDLGSWNDDGEIQFLGRIDGQVKLRGFRIELSEIESVIMQCAGVSAAVVAVKKVANIDRLIAYLVPKQSLAELDLGGIYETMRSRLPAYMVPTSLEILASLPTLPSGKVDRKSLPDPQNIGVNFQSSNGRQATNETESKIAFIWSEILGISDISIDADFFQELGGHSLLAAIVISKLRENPQFQDLAVLDIYQHPTVAKLATALADRQQHPTSTQHGETRERPTAKAHPSGHVWTILGIYVLYFIYSTPIVLPFSVFDILYDDGWNKYAALALSGIVLLSIQPSLLLISIGLKWLTIGKYKAGSYPLWGNYYWRFWFMQQVHKLVSTEYLAGSPLLNTYYCLLGVKLGQNVYLGGIELVAADLITIGENTSINDGASLVGYEIVDGRLNIGNITIGRDCFVGSNTMLGLHTQLVDRSRIDDLSYLGNGLNIPAGEAWIGSPAKLDPNTSSQIDELLTPVPKCGNLLKLGYLIGSIAVWLVPFISAIPGFLLWQELLKELEIDELLLPAAILGSFSFVGIFCLQILLYKWILLGRIKPGNYPVYSSFGLRKWWIDRLMSMSLDMMPTLYSTLYLLPWLRMLGAKIGARTEISTATNITPDLLSIGSESFIADTVSLGAAKVDRGWMELAPTRIGSQTFVGNGALIPAHSTIADNSLIGCLSIPPVGDTPMQPDTAWLGSPAIYIPHREVIDSYEEAQTYKPPRYLYAIRLAIEFLRVTLPGSIHFIVLFTLEVGLTVIADANSSWEWDLAIWAAVFLWFPFCYFLFTALSTFFVIGLKWSIVGRYRSGTIPLWNSFIWRTELITGLYEAIIVPGFLFFLLGTPFAPMLLRLLGMKIGRNVYIETTDFTEFDLITIDDNVILDRDSTLQTHLFEDRVMKLGKLHLYPRAQVGSWGMILYDTVLEQDVLIQPMSLVMKGEKLPPATTWQGIPVTRSYD from the coding sequence ATGATGAGGCACAGCCTCATCGAACTCAGGTTAGATCCTGAATATCCAGCCGATCGAATCGATTATATTTTGAGTGATGGTGGAATTGAAACAATCCTCACGATCGAGGATTTAGCTCAAGAAAAAGCAATTGGGGTAGTCAATGTTATTTGTGTCGATCTTCAGGCGGGGGAAATAGCCCTAGAATCTACCCAGAGACTAGATCGCCACCTTGTATGTACGACCGAGCGCGATTTGAGCTATGTCATTTATACATCAGGTTCGACGGGCAGACCCAAGGGTGTCGAGATCGAACATCGTAGCAGTACCAATTATATTCAGGTGGTAAATGAGTCTGTTTATCAGATTCAGCCTCACGATCGCGTCTATCAGGGATTCTCGATCGCCTTTGATGCGTCGGTAGAAGAGGTCTGGTGTACCTTTGCCGCTGGTGCGACCTTAGTTGTCGGCTCGGTAGAACAAACCCGTTCGGGGGTCGATTTAGCCCAGTTTTTGACACAGCAGCAGGTCACGGTGCTATCTTGCGTTCCTACCTTACTAGCGATGATGGAGGTAGAAGTACCCACGATTCGGTTACTAATTTTGGGCGGCGAACAATGTCCCCAGGAATTGATATCTCGCTGGTGCAATCCCCAGCGACGAGTATTAAACACTTACGGGCCGACGGAAGCAACGGTAGTCAGTACTTATCAAGAATGTCATCCCGATCGAGTCATCACCATTGGCAAAGCTTTACCAACTTACTATGTGTATATTTTAGATGAAGATTTCCAATTATGTCCGCCTGGAGTCGAGGGGGAAATTTATATTGGTGGGATCTGTTTAGCGCGAGGTTATGTCGGTCGTCCCGATTTAACCGCCGAGAAATTTATCAATTTAGATGAATCTAAATCGATGAGAATTATCCCAAATCGCTTATATAAAACCGGAGATTTAGGGAGTTGGAATGATGATGGTGAGATCCAATTTTTAGGTCGGATTGACGGACAGGTCAAATTGCGCGGCTTTCGGATCGAACTCTCAGAAATCGAATCGGTCATCATGCAATGTGCGGGAGTGAGTGCGGCGGTAGTTGCCGTGAAAAAGGTCGCAAACATCGACAGGTTGATTGCCTATCTAGTCCCCAAGCAGAGTTTAGCAGAATTAGACTTAGGCGGAATTTATGAGACAATGCGCTCGCGGCTGCCTGCCTATATGGTACCGACAAGTCTGGAGATATTAGCATCTCTGCCTACTTTGCCGAGTGGGAAAGTAGATCGCAAATCTCTACCCGACCCCCAAAATATCGGCGTTAATTTCCAGAGCAGTAACGGTCGCCAAGCAACGAATGAAACTGAAAGTAAGATCGCTTTTATCTGGTCGGAAATATTAGGTATTAGTGACATATCGATCGATGCTGATTTCTTTCAGGAATTGGGCGGACATTCATTACTAGCGGCGATCGTTATTTCCAAGCTGCGAGAAAATCCTCAATTTCAAGATTTAGCCGTACTAGATATCTATCAACATCCAACTGTTGCTAAACTTGCCACAGCATTGGCAGATCGCCAGCAACATCCAACCTCAACCCAGCATGGAGAAACGCGCGAACGCCCGACCGCCAAAGCACATCCTAGCGGACATGTTTGGACGATTTTAGGAATTTATGTGCTTTACTTTATCTATAGCACTCCGATCGTCTTACCTTTTTCTGTCTTTGATATTTTGTATGATGATGGCTGGAACAAATATGCTGCATTAGCTCTATCCGGGATCGTACTTTTATCGATCCAGCCAAGTTTACTCCTGATTAGTATTGGCTTGAAATGGTTGACGATCGGTAAATACAAGGCTGGTAGTTATCCGCTGTGGGGCAACTATTATTGGCGATTTTGGTTTATGCAGCAAGTACATAAACTGGTATCTACCGAATATCTAGCTGGCTCTCCGTTATTAAATACTTATTACTGCTTACTGGGTGTGAAACTCGGTCAAAATGTTTATCTGGGGGGAATCGAACTAGTAGCAGCCGATCTAATTACCATTGGTGAAAATACGAGTATCAATGATGGTGCTAGTTTGGTCGGATATGAAATAGTCGATGGCAGGCTGAATATTGGTAATATTACGATCGGGCGCGATTGTTTTGTCGGCTCGAATACGATGTTAGGACTGCATACCCAACTAGTAGATCGATCGCGAATTGACGATTTATCTTATCTAGGTAATGGTCTGAATATTCCGGCTGGAGAGGCATGGATTGGTTCGCCAGCCAAGTTAGATCCCAATACTAGCAGTCAGATTGACGAGCTGTTAACTCCTGTACCTAAGTGCGGAAATTTATTAAAACTGGGTTATTTAATCGGCTCAATCGCTGTCTGGTTAGTTCCCTTTATTTCAGCAATTCCAGGCTTTTTATTGTGGCAAGAATTACTCAAGGAACTCGAAATTGATGAATTATTACTTCCAGCAGCAATTTTAGGTAGCTTCTCCTTTGTAGGCATATTTTGCCTTCAAATTTTACTTTACAAATGGATTCTGCTGGGTCGAATTAAACCTGGTAATTATCCAGTTTATAGTAGTTTTGGATTGCGAAAATGGTGGATCGATCGATTGATGAGTATGAGTTTAGATATGATGCCAACGCTCTATTCTACGCTCTACCTGCTGCCCTGGCTGCGAATGTTAGGGGCGAAAATTGGCGCGCGGACAGAAATATCTACGGCGACTAATATTACACCCGATTTACTATCGATCGGATCGGAGAGTTTTATCGCCGATACGGTATCTTTAGGTGCGGCTAAAGTCGATCGAGGATGGATGGAATTAGCCCCAACGAGAATCGGCTCTCAAACCTTCGTGGGTAATGGTGCGCTCATTCCCGCACACAGTACGATCGCCGATAATTCTCTGATTGGTTGCCTTTCGATTCCGCCTGTGGGCGATACACCCATGCAACCAGATACCGCGTGGCTGGGTTCTCCAGCGATCTATATTCCCCACCGTGAAGTTATCGATAGCTATGAAGAGGCACAAACTTATAAGCCACCCCGCTATTTATATGCCATCCGACTGGCGATCGAGTTTTTGCGCGTTACACTCCCAGGGAGCATCCATTTTATCGTTCTCTTTACCTTAGAAGTCGGATTGACGGTAATCGCCGATGCCAATTCAAGTTGGGAGTGGGATTTAGCGATCTGGGCGGCAGTTTTTCTCTGGTTTCCGTTCTGTTATTTCCTATTTACCGCACTTTCTACCTTCTTCGTCATCGGCTTAAAATGGTCGATCGTCGGTCGCTATCGTTCCGGTACTATTCCCTTATGGAACAGCTTTATCTGGCGTACAGAGTTGATTACGGGGCTGTACGAAGCGATTATTGTGCCTGGATTCTTGTTCTTTCTGCTCGGTACGCCCTTCGCACCGATGCTGTTGCGGTTGCTGGGGATGAAAATTGGGCGCAATGTTTATATCGAAACCACCGATTTTACCGAATTCGATCTGATTACGATCGACGATAACGTGATTCTCGATCGGGATTCTACGCTGCAAACTCATCTATTTGAAGATCGGGTGATGAAATTGGGCAAACTCCATCTCTATCCCCGCGCTCAAGTGGGTAGTTGGGGGATGATTCTCTATGATACCGTTTTAGAACAGGACGTACTCATTCAACCGATGTCATTAGTGATGAAAGGTGAAAAATTGCCTCCTGCCACTACTTGGCAAGGTATCCCAGTGACTCGTAGTTACGATTAG
- a CDS encoding DedA family protein, with protein sequence MQLNFTHLPSLPTLIQTFGYPLVWSIVFAESGLLVGVLLPGDSLLFVAGFLCSVPNTPLNIWVMTFGCFVAAFLGDSFGYYFGKKWGRKLFDKPDSKIFKKKHLLAAEEFFDRQGKVALILARFMPFVRTFAPIVAGIAAMRYVTFIQYNVLGGFVWAVGLSFLGYFIGGAIPPEQLDRYLIPITLSIMFISLSPSMFHLWKARQDRQ encoded by the coding sequence ATGCAACTAAACTTCACACATTTGCCTAGTTTACCGACCCTAATTCAGACCTTTGGTTATCCATTAGTTTGGTCGATTGTTTTTGCTGAATCAGGTTTATTAGTCGGTGTGTTATTACCTGGTGATAGCCTACTGTTTGTGGCGGGATTTTTATGTTCTGTACCCAATACGCCGCTAAATATTTGGGTGATGACATTTGGGTGCTTTGTTGCAGCATTTTTAGGTGATAGTTTCGGCTACTATTTTGGCAAAAAATGGGGTCGTAAATTATTCGACAAGCCTGATTCTAAGATATTCAAGAAGAAGCATCTACTCGCGGCTGAAGAGTTTTTCGATCGTCAGGGTAAAGTCGCCCTTATTCTGGCTAGATTTATGCCCTTCGTTCGTACATTTGCGCCGATTGTTGCTGGAATTGCTGCGATGCGTTATGTAACATTCATTCAATACAATGTATTGGGCGGATTTGTGTGGGCGGTAGGGTTAAGTTTCCTTGGCTACTTTATCGGCGGAGCTATCCCGCCCGAACAACTCGATCGTTATTTGATTCCGATTACTTTGTCGATTATGTTTATTTCTCTGTCTCCATCTATGTTCCATCTCTGGAAAGCGAGACAGGATCGGCAATAG
- a CDS encoding PrsW family intramembrane metalloprotease produces the protein MQRVLSITNNLNLIPTIILLGSFLIPITFITYLYETLPNWEAAIPEMFICFLWGGAVGVVVAGFLEFNVLETLGFLPMLAVGLIEEGAKLILPLGFYFRGRLRSEATGILLGTSSAMGFAAMETMGYAFVTLLQSRGNLLVLDSVLFARGVFSPAGHAAWTGLVCAVLWKQRLRSGHTGLNWQVMVAFSTAVSLHALWDIFNSFRGNTFIGALKIELLSLLIAGISLGLLNKRIDEAKSS, from the coding sequence ATGCAGCGGGTACTATCAATTACTAATAATCTCAATCTTATCCCTACTATTATCTTACTGGGATCTTTTTTAATACCGATTACTTTTATCACTTATCTCTACGAAACTCTGCCAAATTGGGAAGCAGCTATTCCCGAAATGTTTATTTGTTTTCTTTGGGGCGGAGCCGTCGGTGTTGTAGTTGCAGGTTTTTTAGAATTTAATGTTTTAGAAACACTAGGGTTTTTGCCGATGCTGGCGGTGGGGTTAATTGAGGAAGGTGCTAAATTAATTTTGCCACTAGGATTCTATTTTAGAGGTCGATTGCGTTCTGAAGCCACAGGAATTTTACTAGGTACATCTTCGGCAATGGGTTTTGCGGCAATGGAGACGATGGGATATGCCTTCGTGACGCTGTTACAATCGCGGGGAAATTTATTGGTACTCGATAGCGTCCTATTCGCTCGTGGTGTGTTCTCTCCCGCCGGACATGCAGCTTGGACGGGGCTTGTCTGTGCCGTGTTGTGGAAGCAAAGGTTAAGAAGTGGACACACGGGATTAAATTGGCAAGTGATGGTAGCTTTTTCGACCGCAGTATCACTTCATGCTCTGTGGGATATCTTCAATAGTTTTCGAGGGAATACATTTATTGGCGCACTTAAAATAGAGTTACTAAGTTTACTGATTGCTGGTATTAGCTTAGGGTTACTCAACAAACGTATTGATGAGGCTAAGTCTAGTTAA
- a CDS encoding DUF4337 domain-containing protein has protein sequence MSERLGPEPHEFQEQVLEAIAEVKTELDTEVANENLEHKWLKWLGVSTAILSSTAAVAAMLGGYYANASSVSQSQASDRLTQFQANSMKRHVDESVIIMLTAQQKPVPNTIKQDLNKLARDRVKIKADATTLQAISQYDLRQHNYFSYAITALQVGVSLSAIAVIARNRRIWYLGMGLGTVGIAFMIFAAASTSIAAPILAIPQSVKK, from the coding sequence ATGTCTGAAAGATTAGGGCCGGAACCCCATGAATTTCAAGAGCAAGTTTTAGAGGCGATCGCAGAAGTTAAGACCGAACTTGATACTGAAGTAGCTAATGAAAATTTAGAACATAAATGGCTCAAATGGCTTGGTGTATCTACAGCTATTTTATCGAGTACGGCAGCCGTTGCCGCAATGTTGGGCGGATACTATGCTAACGCGTCATCAGTATCCCAGTCGCAAGCAAGCGACAGATTGACTCAATTTCAGGCTAACTCGATGAAACGCCATGTAGATGAGTCTGTGATTATTATGCTTACAGCTCAACAAAAACCTGTTCCCAATACCATCAAGCAAGATCTAAATAAATTAGCACGCGATCGGGTGAAAATTAAAGCCGATGCAACTACATTACAGGCAATATCTCAATACGACTTACGCCAGCACAATTATTTTTCTTACGCGATAACAGCCCTGCAAGTGGGAGTTTCGTTAAGTGCGATCGCGGTAATTGCCCGCAACCGTCGGATTTGGTACTTGGGCATGGGGTTAGGTACAGTTGGTATTGCTTTTATGATCTTTGCCGCAGCCTCAACGAGTATAGCTGCTCCGATTCTTGCTATTCCTCAGTCAGTCAAAAAATAG
- a CDS encoding SulP family inorganic anion transporter, whose product MNIPPPPARHRPRLFQGILPLNRANIGNDIIGGIVLAAIGIPEVMGYTKISGTPIATGLYTLLLPAIIFAILGSSRHLVVAADSATAAILAAGLSGLAPVGNPHYLALAEAVAILVAGILFLARVFRLGFLADFLSRTVLIGFLTGVGIQVAIGQLTGLLDLKGGGNQPLQQILTAIEGLPHANHLAIGISLAVLITIQLFERFIPKFPGALLAVVVAIFASWQFNFASHGVNVVGAVPSGLPAIGLPAISASELPQILGIALSCCIVIVAQSAATSRAYAFRYSEGFNENVDLEGLAAANLAAGLTGTFVVNGSPTKTEIVDTAGGRSQVAQLATVAVVLVVILFLTQPISYLPNPVLAAIVFSIGLRLVDTKGLRSIFKTHREEFYLAIVTAATVVFIGVKEGIIVAVMLSLILHVRHSYRPHSAIVIPDEHRLWQTIPVQMGSVSAPGLIIYRFSRDLFYANATFFSEEIEGLVKSANPPVRWLILEARAITDIDYSASLTIRDVAKELAAQNVTFVISGLPPEPRRQFDRDGLTDLIGTDRFFNHLEEALAIFY is encoded by the coding sequence ATGAATATTCCCCCGCCGCCAGCCAGACATCGCCCTCGGCTGTTTCAAGGAATTTTACCTTTAAACCGAGCGAACATCGGCAATGACATCATTGGCGGCATCGTTCTCGCTGCCATCGGTATCCCTGAAGTGATGGGATATACCAAAATTTCCGGCACCCCGATCGCCACCGGACTGTATACGCTCCTACTTCCAGCGATTATTTTTGCGATCTTGGGTTCTTCTCGCCATCTCGTCGTCGCTGCCGACTCTGCAACAGCGGCAATTCTGGCTGCTGGGCTGTCTGGATTGGCACCTGTTGGAAACCCTCATTATTTAGCTTTAGCCGAAGCAGTCGCCATCCTGGTGGCAGGAATATTGTTCCTCGCACGGGTATTTCGGCTGGGGTTCCTGGCAGACTTTCTCTCGCGCACCGTTTTAATCGGTTTCTTGACTGGGGTAGGAATTCAAGTTGCGATCGGTCAATTAACTGGGTTACTAGATCTCAAGGGGGGCGGAAATCAGCCACTCCAACAAATTCTCACCGCGATCGAGGGTTTACCCCATGCTAACCATCTCGCGATCGGTATTTCTCTGGCCGTCCTCATCACAATTCAGTTATTCGAGCGATTTATCCCCAAATTTCCTGGCGCATTGCTGGCTGTAGTAGTCGCGATCTTTGCCAGTTGGCAATTTAACTTTGCCAGTCATGGTGTCAACGTGGTGGGTGCCGTACCGAGTGGTTTACCTGCCATTGGTTTACCCGCGATCTCTGCGAGCGAACTACCCCAAATCTTGGGGATTGCCCTATCCTGCTGTATCGTGATTGTCGCCCAAAGTGCTGCTACCTCTCGCGCTTACGCTTTTAGATATAGCGAGGGTTTTAATGAAAATGTCGATCTCGAAGGTTTAGCCGCAGCAAATCTCGCGGCGGGATTGACTGGCACCTTTGTCGTCAATGGTAGCCCGACGAAAACTGAAATTGTGGATACCGCAGGCGGACGCAGCCAAGTGGCGCAACTAGCTACAGTCGCCGTCGTGCTAGTTGTCATCTTATTTTTGACTCAGCCGATTAGCTACTTACCCAATCCAGTTTTAGCCGCAATTGTGTTCTCGATCGGACTGAGATTGGTGGATACCAAAGGACTGCGATCGATCTTTAAAACCCACCGTGAAGAATTTTATTTAGCGATCGTCACTGCGGCGACGGTAGTGTTTATCGGTGTGAAAGAAGGGATTATCGTAGCAGTAATGTTGTCCCTAATCTTACATGTTCGCCATAGCTATCGACCGCATTCGGCGATCGTCATCCCCGATGAACATCGTCTGTGGCAAACGATTCCCGTCCAAATGGGCAGTGTCTCGGCACCAGGTTTGATTATCTATCGGTTTAGTCGCGACTTATTTTATGCTAATGCTACCTTCTTTTCGGAGGAGATTGAGGGACTAGTCAAAAGTGCTAACCCACCAGTGCGGTGGTTGATTCTAGAAGCCAGAGCGATTACCGATATTGACTACTCGGCATCCCTGACGATTCGCGATGTTGCAAAGGAATTAGCCGCTCAGAACGTCACTTTTGTTATATCTGGTTTGCCCCCAGAACCACGCAGACAATTCGATCGAGATGGACTGACAGATTTAATCGGTACAGATCGATTTTTCAACCATTTAGAAGAGGCATTAGCTATTTTTTATTAA
- a CDS encoding DUF2252 domain-containing protein, which translates to MSNSLPPLSRAEGTAWGKTLRGQVSRSSHGEWQPAPHRPDPIAMLEKSNQGRLPELVPIRYGRMLVSPFTFLRGAASLMAFDLSETPQTGIKVQTCGDCHLSNFGGYGTPERNLVFDVNDFDETLPAPWEWDVKRLAASIVVAGRSLKFSDKISRTAVLAAVRSYRDRLNEYAQMTALDVWYAHIGVESLLTFTDRAKELKKLKTAVEKARALKPMLELDKLTETIAGKRRFIDNPPLVFHPSPEDPLTAEMLSVFHKYRQTLRDDSRTLLDHYHIVDVAMKVVGVGSIGTRCGVALLVTADNDPLFLQIKEARASVLEPYVGKSTYQNQAQRVVAGQHLMQAASDLFLGWTKGDSGHDFYLRQLRDMKFSIEIEGMSEADLSGYAHLCGWALARSHARSGDRFAISGYLGRNDTFERAIADFAVIYADQNDRDYQQLVDAVKSGQIQAIDE; encoded by the coding sequence ATGTCAAACAGCTTACCGCCCCTCTCTCGTGCAGAAGGCACTGCTTGGGGCAAAACACTTCGAGGTCAAGTATCGAGATCGAGTCATGGAGAGTGGCAACCTGCCCCCCATCGCCCCGATCCGATCGCCATGCTAGAGAAATCCAACCAGGGCAGATTACCAGAATTAGTGCCGATTCGGTATGGGCGGATGCTGGTGTCTCCGTTTACGTTTCTGAGAGGGGCAGCCAGTCTCATGGCATTCGATCTGAGTGAAACTCCTCAGACTGGTATCAAAGTTCAGACTTGTGGCGACTGCCATTTGTCTAATTTTGGCGGCTATGGCACTCCAGAACGAAATCTCGTTTTTGATGTCAATGACTTTGACGAAACTCTGCCAGCACCCTGGGAATGGGATGTAAAGCGTTTAGCCGCCAGTATTGTGGTCGCGGGTAGATCGCTCAAATTTTCAGATAAAATCAGTCGGACAGCGGTACTCGCAGCGGTACGATCCTATCGCGATCGCCTGAATGAGTATGCCCAAATGACTGCGCTAGATGTCTGGTATGCCCATATTGGGGTTGAATCTCTGCTGACATTTACCGATCGTGCCAAAGAGCTGAAGAAACTCAAAACAGCAGTGGAGAAAGCACGAGCATTAAAGCCAATGCTGGAACTGGACAAATTGACGGAAACGATCGCCGGAAAACGCCGTTTTATCGACAATCCGCCCTTAGTTTTCCATCCATCGCCTGAAGATCCCTTGACCGCAGAAATGTTATCGGTTTTTCATAAATATCGCCAAACTCTCCGCGATGATTCGCGCACTTTACTAGACCACTATCACATTGTTGATGTGGCGATGAAAGTAGTGGGGGTGGGCAGTATCGGTACCCGCTGTGGTGTTGCCCTATTGGTGACGGCAGATAACGACCCCTTATTTTTGCAAATTAAGGAAGCTCGTGCCTCGGTACTGGAGCCTTATGTCGGGAAAAGTACTTACCAGAACCAAGCACAACGGGTAGTAGCAGGGCAACACTTGATGCAAGCAGCCAGCGATCTCTTCCTTGGTTGGACGAAGGGCGATAGTGGGCATGACTTCTATCTGCGACAACTCCGAGACATGAAATTTTCGATCGAGATTGAAGGCATGTCCGAGGCGGATTTGAGTGGCTATGCCCATCTATGTGGTTGGGCACTGGCGCGGAGTCATGCTCGATCCGGAGATCGATTCGCCATCAGTGGTTATCTCGGTCGAAACGATACATTCGAGCGGGCGATCGCCGATTTTGCCGTTATTTATGCCGACCAAAACGACCGAGATTATCAACAATTAGTTGATGCAGTCAAATCGGGGCAGATTCAGGCGATCGACGAATAA
- a CDS encoding DUF2127 domain-containing protein: MKKQRPTALRLIVLYKCFVATLLFITAIAAIFVMKNHEELAEFSSSYLLSTKLFIVKWLVNKLLTIAPNSLKLSGIVAGVYALVTAIEAIGLWYEKEWAMLLVLGLVGISIPPEIFELIRGITVLKLLVFSINMAMFLYLLRHVIATKSRN; the protein is encoded by the coding sequence ATGAAGAAACAACGTCCGACTGCTTTACGACTAATCGTACTTTATAAATGCTTTGTAGCTACTTTGCTTTTCATCACTGCGATCGCGGCGATATTTGTCATGAAGAATCATGAGGAGCTGGCAGAGTTTTCTAGCTCCTACCTACTCAGCACTAAATTATTCATCGTTAAATGGTTGGTAAATAAACTTTTAACCATCGCGCCAAACAGCTTAAAATTGAGCGGAATTGTGGCTGGAGTATATGCTTTAGTAACAGCAATCGAGGCGATCGGATTGTGGTACGAAAAAGAGTGGGCAATGTTACTAGTATTAGGATTAGTCGGGATTAGCATCCCTCCAGAAATATTTGAGTTAATTAGAGGTATTACAGTCCTCAAGTTGCTAGTTTTCTCGATTAACATGGCGATGTTTCTATATTTACTTCGCCATGTTATTGCCACAAAATCTAGAAATTGA
- a CDS encoding IS982 family transposase, which yields MDLTELFCEIDDFCQDWLATFSSISFPANGNSLPKRCGLSLSEVMTISIHFHQSSYRTFKDYYLKNVCQNLTDYFPKLVSYNRMVELMPNVLIACLYYLNSRQGKVTGISFVDSTAIPVCHPKRIKRNKVFKETAKLSKSSMGWYFGFKLHLIINDCGEILSCKITPGNVDDRTHLPSMTQGISGKIFGDKGYIKKELFEELLNKGLQLITPLKSNMKNKLILMDDKISLRKRSLIETVNDQLKNICYLVHSRHRSLHNFMLNLITALIAYTHQPKKPSLKLDEPAQNFFSIVPI from the coding sequence ATGGACTTAACCGAACTATTTTGTGAAATAGATGATTTCTGCCAAGATTGGCTAGCAACTTTTTCATCAATATCTTTCCCTGCCAACGGTAATAGCTTACCAAAACGCTGCGGCCTATCACTGAGCGAGGTCATGACTATTTCTATTCATTTCCATCAGTCAAGCTATCGAACATTTAAGGATTATTACCTCAAAAATGTTTGTCAAAACTTAACTGATTATTTTCCAAAGTTGGTTAGTTACAATAGAATGGTGGAGTTGATGCCAAATGTTTTAATAGCTTGCCTTTATTATCTCAACTCTCGTCAAGGTAAGGTGACTGGAATTAGTTTCGTGGATAGCACGGCTATTCCAGTTTGTCACCCAAAAAGAATTAAAAGAAATAAGGTTTTCAAAGAAACTGCCAAGCTGAGTAAGAGTTCTATGGGATGGTACTTTGGATTCAAGCTTCATTTAATTATTAATGATTGCGGAGAGATATTAAGCTGCAAAATCACACCTGGCAATGTCGATGACCGCACACATTTGCCATCAATGACACAGGGAATATCAGGAAAAATATTTGGAGACAAAGGATATATTAAGAAAGAACTATTTGAAGAATTATTAAATAAAGGATTGCAGCTAATTACGCCACTAAAATCTAATATGAAAAACAAGCTCATCTTGATGGATGACAAAATATCACTTCGGAAACGCTCGCTGATTGAAACGGTAAATGACCAGTTAAAAAATATTTGTTATTTAGTCCATTCTCGCCATCGGAGCTTGCATAATTTCATGCTAAATCTGATTACAGCATTAATTGCTTATACTCATCAACCTAAAAAGCCGAGTTTGAAGCTAGATGAGCCTGCTCAAAACTTCTTTAGTATTGTTCCTATTTAG